A genomic window from Lotus japonicus ecotype B-129 chromosome 1, LjGifu_v1.2 includes:
- the LOC130741967 gene encoding aspartic proteinase Asp1-like, translated as MAREVPRKHYNISPADLLFNGNPTSVKGLQLIFDSGSTYTYFNSQTYQATFDLVNNDLNGKPLSRATDNQSLPICWKGAEPFKSISDVNMYFKPLALSFTNSGNVQFQLPPEAYLIITEHGNVCFGILNGTEEGFENNIIGDISLRDKIVIYDNERQQIGWGSSLNCI; from the exons AAAACACTACAACATAAGTCCAGCAGACTTATTGTTCAATGGAAATCCTACTTCTGTTAAGGGTCTTCAACTTATTTTTGACAGTGGCTCCACCTACACATACTTCAATTCCCAAACTTATCAAGCTACTTTTGATCtg GTGAATAATGATTTGAATGGGAAGCCTCTGAGTAGAGCAACTGATAATCAATCACTACCAATTTGTTGGAAGGGTGCAGAGCCTTTCAAATCAATAAGTGATGTGAACATGTATTTTAAGCCCCTAGCACTGAGCTTCACAAATTCAGGGAATGTTCAGTTTCAACTACCACCAGAAGCTTATCTAATAATCACT gaACATGGGAATGTCTGCTTCGGGATTCTAAATGGGACTGAAGAAGGCTTTGAAAATAACATAATTGGAG ACATCTCTTTACGAGACAAGATTGTAATTTATGACAACGAGAGACAGCAGATTGGGTGGGGATCATCTCTCAATTGTATCTGA
- the LOC130741951 gene encoding probable E3 ubiquitin-protein ligase ZFP1 has product MTSFTWQISGVPLDEADIENCQTLEQDYTGDYLVIKVHVNHQPCVTQPEIIHPLVPERSMFLHSHVLIEHGLSHRQMINLFDPILPSELVQIMSSSLITGANILLQNCLPNFYYESPSFRLFKLDLDITVHRLYESELDDDDIIEMIMRDQSMGDVQMVPASNIAIESLKKVKVEESATMERCSICLTEFGDDGTMEVLSMPCKHVYHQDCLVQWLKTSHTCPLCRYTMPTAIMPTS; this is encoded by the coding sequence ATGACATCTTTCACTTGGCAAATTTCTGGTGTTCCTTTGGATGAAGCTGATATAGAAAATTGCCAAACTCTCGAACAAGACTATACTGGTGATTATTTGGTCATTAAAGTCCATGTTAATCATCAACCATGCGTTACTCAACCAGAAATAATACATCCTTTAGTGCCCGAGAGGTCCATGTTTCTACATAGCCATGTACTAATAGAACATGGTCTATCACACAGGCAAATGATCAATTTATTTGATCCTATCCTTCCCTCTGAGTTGGTTCAAATAATGTCATCGAGTTTGATTACTGGGGCCAATATTTTGTTACAAAATTGTCTTCCAAATTTCTATTATGAAAGTCCCAGCTTTCGTTTGTTCAAATTGGATTTGGATATTACTGTTCATAGGTTATATGAATCTGAGCTTGATGATGATGACATCATTGAAATGATCATGAGGGATCAATCCATGGGAGATGTTCAAATGGTTCCTGCTTCAAACATTGCCATTGAATCCCTCAAGAAAGTGAAGGTGGAAGAAAGTGCTACCATGGAAAGGTGTAGTATTTGTCTAACAGAGTTTGGTGATGATGGTACTATGGAGGTTTTATCAATGCCTTGCAAGCATGTGTATCACCAAGATTGTCTTGTTCAGTGGCTTAAAACAAGTCATACTTGCCCTTTGTGTCGCTATACCATGCCCACTGCAATCATGCCCACTTCTTAA